The following proteins are co-located in the Candidatus Bathyarchaeota archaeon genome:
- a CDS encoding acyl-CoA dehydratase activase translates to MITAGVDVGAKYAKIVLLEDAKNILANANGIVGFDILKSATEVFQKALDNTSLKRDQIVHVVATGMGRKAIHMKPPINAGEIVPEVIADAKGAYHLIPTVKTVIDVGAEEGRGVKVGENGKVRDFVINERCAAGAGTFMETMARALEVGVEEMGPLALKSTKAIPMNAQCCVFAESEVVTLIHSKTSKEDISKAIHDAMAGRIASMVLRVGVEKDVALIGGVALNPGFLPPLKKELNTEIIVPEHPQYVGALGAALLALEMEAK, encoded by the coding sequence ATGATAACAGCCGGAGTAGATGTCGGAGCAAAATACGCGAAAATAGTGCTCCTTGAAGATGCGAAAAACATTCTTGCAAATGCTAACGGCATCGTTGGATTTGATATCTTGAAATCAGCAACTGAAGTTTTTCAAAAAGCCTTGGACAACACGAGTCTAAAACGTGACCAGATTGTTCACGTCGTAGCCACGGGAATGGGAAGAAAAGCTATCCATATGAAACCTCCGATAAACGCCGGAGAAATAGTTCCAGAGGTCATCGCTGACGCAAAAGGGGCTTACCATCTAATTCCGACAGTGAAAACAGTAATTGACGTTGGAGCTGAAGAAGGAAGAGGAGTAAAAGTGGGTGAAAACGGAAAGGTAAGAGACTTCGTCATCAATGAAAGATGTGCTGCAGGGGCTGGAACATTCATGGAAACCATGGCTAGGGCGTTAGAAGTGGGTGTTGAAGAAATGGGCCCTCTTGCACTAAAATCTACGAAGGCCATACCGATGAACGCCCAATGCTGTGTTTTCGCAGAGTCAGAGGTCGTGACCCTCATTCACTCAAAGACTTCAAAGGAGGACATATCGAAGGCAATACATGATGCCATGGCTGGCAGAATAGCCTCAATGGTTCTTAGAGTCGGCGTAGAAAAGGATGTAGCTCTAATTGGAGGCGTGGCGCTAAACCCGGGTTTCTTGCCACCTCTGAAGAAGGAGTTAAATACAGAAATCATTGTTCCTGAACATCCCCAATATGTGGGTGCCCTTGGGGCAGCTTTGCTTGCACTTGAAATGGAGGCCAAATAG
- the bzdQ gene encoding benzoyl-CoA reductase, bzd-type, subunit Q: MSEKSREFWRWREYRYTMPDMDWHDTKVVTAGVDIGSVGSKAVVMLDGELYSYAAMRTGGESEETAIKVMNWALEETELKTENVPYVVGTGYGRVNVPFAKRTITEIACHARGAHYIYGPTVRTVLDIGGQDCKAIRCDEKGKVMSFLMNDKCAAGTGRGLEVFADLIRVPIEELGKTSLDVEDEPPPVSNTCVIFAKAESLALLRQGRSKEKVAAAYHLAMVNRIIDLLIKVGIEKDFVVTGGVAKNTGIVSRLERNLGIKPLEPKLDPILAGAMGAALFAKALYEKEIGLR, encoded by the coding sequence ATGAGTGAAAAATCTAGAGAGTTTTGGCGTTGGCGAGAATACAGGTACACAATGCCCGACATGGATTGGCACGATACAAAAGTAGTCACAGCAGGCGTTGACATAGGATCCGTAGGCAGCAAGGCCGTAGTTATGCTTGACGGAGAGCTTTACTCTTACGCAGCTATGAGAACAGGTGGAGAGAGCGAAGAAACAGCAATCAAAGTCATGAACTGGGCTCTTGAGGAAACAGAGTTAAAAACTGAGAATGTTCCTTACGTTGTTGGAACTGGCTATGGGAGAGTGAATGTTCCCTTCGCCAAGAGAACAATAACAGAGATTGCTTGTCACGCAAGAGGAGCCCATTACATCTACGGACCAACTGTTCGAACAGTGCTTGACATTGGAGGACAAGACTGCAAGGCTATCAGATGTGACGAAAAGGGAAAGGTCATGTCGTTCCTCATGAACGACAAGTGTGCAGCCGGGACAGGGAGGGGACTCGAGGTTTTCGCTGATCTAATTAGAGTGCCAATCGAAGAGCTTGGAAAAACTTCGTTAGACGTGGAAGACGAGCCGCCACCAGTAAGTAACACGTGTGTAATTTTTGCAAAAGCTGAATCTCTGGCTCTACTACGGCAAGGACGGTCGAAAGAAAAGGTTGCAGCAGCCTACCACCTCGCCATGGTTAATCGAATAATTGACCTCCTGATAAAAGTTGGAATCGAAAAAGATTTCGTAGTCACAGGAGGAGTTGCGAAAAACACCGGGATAGTTTCTAGGCTTGAGAGAAACCTTGGAATAAAGCCCCTTGAGCCTAAGTTAGATCCAATTCTAGCTGGAGCCATGGGAGCTGCACTATTCGCTAAGGCGCTCTATGAAAAAGAAATAGGCTTACGTTAA
- a CDS encoding 4Fe-4S binding protein — protein sequence MQAHYGYKDGSGDYFIIIDTDKCNGCGKCVNACPNGVFELIENEFDLEGGLMVAVTEEQRKKIKYSCGPCKPVSGERRLPCVLACEPKAITHSW from the coding sequence ATGCAAGCTCATTATGGCTATAAGGACGGTTCCGGAGACTACTTCATCATTATTGACACCGACAAATGTAACGGATGTGGAAAATGTGTCAATGCATGTCCTAATGGCGTTTTTGAGTTAATCGAGAACGAATTTGACCTTGAAGGCGGATTAATGGTAGCAGTAACCGAAGAACAGCGCAAGAAAATTAAGTATAGCTGTGGACCTTGCAAGCCAGTAAGCGGAGAAAGAAGACTTCCATGCGTCTTAGCATGTGAGCCTAAGGCGATAACCCATTCTTGGTAG